NNNNNNNNNNNNNNNNNNNNNNNNNNNNNNNNNNNNNNNNNNNNNNNNNNNNNNNNNNNNNNNNNNNNNNNNNNNNNNNNNNNNNNNNNNNNNNNNNNNNNNNNNNNNNNNNNNNNNNNNNNNNNNNNNNNNNNNNNNNNNNNNNNNNNNNNNNNNNNNNNNNNNNNNNNNNNNNNNNNNNNNNNNNNNNNNNNNNNNNNNNNNNNNNNNNNNNNNNNNNNNNNNNNNNNNNNNNNNNNNNNNNNNNNNNNNNNNNNNNNNNNNNNNNNNNNNNNNNNNNNNNNNNNNNNNNNNNNNNNNNNNNNNNNNNNNNNNNNNNNNNNNNNNNNNNNNNNNNNNNNNNNNNNNNNNNNNNNNNNNNNNNNNNNNNNNNNNNNNNNNNNNNNNNNNNNNNNNNNNNNNNNNNNNNNNNNNNNNNNNNNNNNNNNNNNNNNNNNNNNNNNNNNNNNNNNNNNNNNNNNNNNNNNNNNNNNNNNNNNNNNNNNNNNNNNNNNNNNNNNNNNNNNNNNNNNNNNNNNNNNNNNNNNNNNNNNNNNNNNNNNNNNNNNNNNNNNNNNNNNNNNNNNNNNNNNNNNNNNNNNNNNNNNNNNNNNNNNNNNNNNNNNNNNNNNNNNNNNNNNNNNNNNNNNNNNNNNNNNNNNNNNNNNNNNNNNNNNNNNNNNNNNNNNNNNNNNNNNNNNNNNNNNNNNNNNNNNNNNNNNNNNNNNNNNNNNNNNNNNNNNNNNNNNNNNNNNNNNNNNNNNNNNNNNNNNNNNNNNNNNNNNNNNNNNNNNNNNNNNNNNNNNNNNNNNNNNNNNNNNNNNNNNNNNNNNNNNNNNNNNNNNNNNNNNNNNNNNNNNNNNNNNNNNNTTAGCACATTCAAATAATGTTCTACAAAGCTTCTGCGTATATGCCCTATTGTTGAATCAAtactcacaaaatttcaataggTATGGCTTGTCAATATATTGTAATGtacttataacatatttttaataactaTAATGCATCTTATTTTTGTGTGTAGGATTTTTTGATGGCTAATTTTGAAGATAACGTGATGATTGCTTTGTATTGGGGCGGTGAAATAATCACTGAAATAAACGGATTTCGATATAACGAATGTGCCAGAATGATTGTTAGCATGTCTATTTCGACCAACTAcgttgaattaattaaattgttgcATGAGAAAATGGGGACTGATGGAGAAAATATTCAATTGGATATTTCTGGAAAATATCCATGCTCATTTCAAGGTAACGTTATAAGATttattgagttcaaaattgagaATGACCAATCTTTGGTACAATTTTTTGCCATTCCTCAGAAATTTTTGAACAAGATTGATATAAATCTTCTGGAGATGTATATAAAGATTAGACCAATAAATCAAGATAATCTGTTTCGAATGAATGATCAACATGGTTATCATATGAATTTATCGGCTCAAAATTATGGATTTGCCACATTCAGTCAGACTCATTTTACATACACTGCAACACATGGTATTCATCAATCATTTGATGAAGGCTCGGGTAGTCAAAGACATATTGAGAGTAGCCACAATCAATATGAAATCAggtagaataatattttcaactaattttatttaataacatgaataattaattattttcatttttttgtatttcatgaaattatttttttttctacagAGAAGATGAAGCTACCTTTGATTTGTGTAATGATGCACATGCTCAAAGAAGTGATGAAAATTCGGAGGAGGATGAACCTTCAGAAGATGATGGAGAGAGTAAAGTCATTGAAAGTGAATCCGATGAAGATATTGGAGATTTACCTCAAAATGAAAGTGCGGTGAATTTTCANaaattttcaaaatcaatttgatgaaatgaaaaataatcgTATACCTTACTTTACAACATTGGAGACTGAGGAAGATATTTTTATCTCTACTCGTGAATCCGAAATGAAATGTTGTTCTGTTTGGATCGAGGATGCAAAAAaagatttagaaaaaaaatatgtattttagtAGTAAAGCTAAGTTAAAACGGGCTGTGACAATTTGGAGTTTGcgcaaaaataaagaatttaagaTTGTAATATCAACTAAGAGCGTATGGACTGTGAGATGCAGATTTTATGATTCTTTGGGTTGTCCATGGTTTCTTCGAGGTCGTAAGGTTGGAGGTAGCCTTTGGAAGATAGGAAAGTATTTTAATAATCATAGATGTGAGACTGAAGGGCTTACAACAGGTCACACTAACTTAGATACCAATTTAATTGCATCtctatttttaaatcaaataagtaaaaatcCAAAATTGTTGGTAGTGGATGTCATGTCTAAGGTTCATCAAAATTTGGTCATCAAGTAACATATAGAAAAGCGTGGCTTGGGCGTCAACGCACATTTACATTGGTATATGGTGATTTTCAGAAATCATTTAGTGAGCTTCCTAAGTTTTTTGCAGCTTTTCAATACTTTAATCCTGGAACACTTGTGGAATGGAAACACGAAGAGTCAATGAATTCGCCAGAGGTAAAAACTTTTAAGTTTGTATTTTGGACTTTCAAGCCATGCATTGATGGGTTCCAAACTTGTCGTCCTGTTATTTCAGTAGATGGAACTCATATGTATGGGAAATATGAGATAAAATTGTTAATTGTTGTTGGAGTTGACGGAAATGATAACATTCTTCCTCTTGCGTTTGGTATTGTTGACAAAGAGTTGAAAGAGGCATGGAAATGGTTTTTTAGGAAATTGAGTGCACATGTGATAAAGATAGAGAAGATATTTGTATTATCTCTGATAGGGCAAAAGGAATCTTGACTAGTTTATCGGAGTTGTGGCGATTGCAGGAACCTCGGGCCTTTCATCGATTTTTTCTGAGACATCTTAAAAGTAATTTTCAATCTCAATTTTCAAATAGGGACCTCAGTATTCTTGTGTGGAGGGATGCTACAACTCATCAAGTAAGGAAGTTTGAAGCTTTGATGTGggaaattcaagaagaaaatagagaagaatatgAATACCTCATGCGAATTCCATTGGACAAATGGACTGTTAGTCATGATAATGAAAAAAGATGGGGAGTATTGACAACAAATCTTTTAGAGTCTTTCAACGGACTTCTAAAGAAAGCTCG
The window above is part of the Solanum pennellii chromosome 5, SPENNV200 genome. Proteins encoded here:
- the LOC114077228 gene encoding uncharacterized protein LOC114077228, which codes for MANFEDNVMIALYWGGEIITEINGFRYNECARMIVSMSISTNYVELIKLLHEKMGTDGENIQLDISGKYPCSFQEKMKLPLICVMMHMLKEVMKIRRRMNLQKMMERVKSLKVNPMKILEIYLKMKVR